Proteins from a single region of Undibacterium sp. KW1:
- the tnpB gene encoding IS66 family insertion sequence element accessory protein TnpB (TnpB, as the term is used for proteins encoded by IS66 family insertion elements, is considered an accessory protein, since TnpC, encoded by a neighboring gene, is a DDE family transposase.), translated as MQWQADAIWLAVQPVDIRAGIDRLSTYVQQALGRMPCDGTAYVFSNRRHTRLKVVCWDGNGVWMCVRRLHRGQFVWPKPGELSWQLTAEQWQWLVAGVDWQRLSAPAPAAWAL; from the coding sequence ATGCAATGGCAGGCAGATGCCATCTGGCTGGCGGTGCAGCCGGTCGACATCCGCGCCGGGATCGACCGCCTGTCAACCTACGTCCAGCAAGCACTGGGGCGTATGCCTTGCGACGGTACTGCCTACGTTTTCAGCAACCGGCGCCACACACGCCTCAAAGTGGTGTGCTGGGATGGCAACGGCGTGTGGATGTGCGTGCGCCGCCTGCACCGTGGTCAATTCGTCTGGCCCAAGCCTGGCGAGCTCAGTTGGCAATTGACCGCCGAGCAATGGCAGTGGCTGGTGGCCGGCGTCGATTGGCAGCGCTTGTCGGCACCGGCTCCGGCAGCCTGGGCACTGTAG
- a CDS encoding helix-turn-helix domain-containing protein, with protein sequence MEFPERVTALRKERGLTQQALADKVGVHVLQIRRYEGGTSQPTLDVIRRLAIALSVSADMLVFDQEDQRGPSDDLRLQFEAISQFSQEEKEVIRELLEGMILKHDAKRWIKP encoded by the coding sequence ATGGAATTTCCCGAACGTGTGACCGCTCTACGCAAAGAGCGTGGTTTGACACAACAAGCGCTTGCCGACAAGGTTGGTGTGCATGTGCTGCAAATCCGCCGGTACGAGGGAGGCACTTCGCAACCTACGCTTGATGTTATCCGGCGCTTGGCAATTGCTCTTAGTGTGAGTGCGGATATGTTGGTTTTCGACCAGGAGGATCAACGTGGCCCCTCGGACGATCTACGCTTGCAATTCGAGGCCATCAGCCAATTTTCGCAGGAAGAGAAGGAAGTCATCAGGGAATTGCTGGAGGGAATGATTCTCAAGCATGATGCCAAGCGCTGGATCAAACCATAA
- a CDS encoding CHC2 zinc finger domain-containing protein — protein sequence MARIPTAEVERLKNEVSVERLVESAGIVLKKSGKDQLGLCPFHADSEPSLIVTPAKNLWHCFSCQIGGGPIDWVMKLRGVSFRHAVELLKTDSSLAASPVGDSPVKRSVVRSLPPPVVFDADDQDLLNQTVDYYHQTLLASPEALAYLKQRGLDHPDLISRFKLGYANRSLGLRLPVKRQQTGEQIRSRLQHVGLYRDSGHEHFNGSLIVPILDQAGNVTEIYGRKIRDDLRKGTPKHLYLPNQGRSAGRGIWNEQALADNKEIILCEALIDAMTFWCAGYTNVTTSYGIEGFTDDHLAAFQRHGTQRILIAYDRDEPGDKAADKLAPQLIAASIECLRVHFPKGMDANSTALKLTPAHHSLGLMLRQAEWIGRPATPIAPAPVVASPAPPDLPPMVEPLPLAAEAIAADITAPTIAVTTATPGSEADQVHAAELDSDEITMVQDERHWRIRGWKKNTSPESMRVNLQVRLQASGSGEHSAYHVDTLDLYAARSRATYIKQAAVELALPDNLIKHDIGTLLLRLETLQDELIRSNSQAKSQPLTLTAEQEAAALQLLQAPDLIARLVADMERCGVVGEANNLLAGYLAAVSRKLDTPLAILIQSTSAAGKSSLMEAVLAMVPPEDKQQYSAMTGQSLFYLGETDMQHKILAIAEEEGVRQAAYALKLLQSDGELSMASTGKDDVTGNLVTKQYKVKGPVMLMLTTTAIDVDEELMNRCLVLTVNESREQTQAIHARQRSKQTLAGLLAANDKQTITELHQNAQRLLKPVLVVNPYADQLTFLDEQTRTRRDHMKYLTLIRAITLLHQHQREVKTVNHNGQQLAYIEVTKSDIALANTIAHEVLGRTLDELPPQTRRLLMLVHDMVNRMAQQQDISLREVRFSRRDIRDITKWSDNQLKVHCARLTEMEYLIVHGGSRGHALQYALLFDGKDTGKQLCGLRDVQDLASDNDYDRSKLGQAIGKLPPSLPQVAPRLERVPTTQTQAAQGLPADIKDAPQNKRIQPLHNGSPVIAAAMAASIV from the coding sequence ATGGCAAGAATACCAACAGCAGAAGTCGAGCGGCTAAAGAATGAAGTGTCGGTCGAGCGCTTGGTGGAATCCGCTGGTATCGTTTTAAAAAAGAGTGGCAAAGACCAGCTCGGCCTATGTCCCTTCCATGCCGATAGCGAACCCTCCCTGATCGTCACCCCCGCTAAAAACCTGTGGCACTGTTTTAGCTGCCAGATTGGTGGCGGCCCGATTGACTGGGTGATGAAGCTGCGCGGTGTCTCGTTTCGCCATGCGGTCGAATTGCTCAAAACGGATTCTTCTTTAGCTGCCAGCCCTGTTGGTGACTCTCCCGTCAAACGCAGCGTCGTGCGCAGCCTGCCGCCGCCGGTCGTGTTTGATGCAGACGACCAAGACTTGCTGAATCAAACCGTGGATTACTACCACCAGACCTTGCTGGCTTCGCCGGAAGCTCTGGCCTACCTGAAACAACGTGGCCTCGATCATCCCGACCTGATTAGCCGCTTCAAGCTTGGCTATGCCAATCGCAGCCTGGGTCTGCGCTTGCCCGTCAAGCGTCAGCAGACCGGCGAACAAATTCGCAGCCGTTTGCAGCATGTCGGCCTCTACCGTGACAGCGGTCACGAACACTTCAATGGCAGCCTGATCGTTCCCATTCTTGACCAGGCAGGCAATGTCACCGAAATCTATGGTCGCAAGATACGTGATGACCTGCGCAAAGGCACCCCCAAACACCTCTACCTGCCCAACCAGGGCAGAAGCGCTGGTCGCGGCATCTGGAACGAACAGGCACTGGCAGATAATAAAGAAATCATCCTATGCGAAGCACTGATCGACGCCATGACATTCTGGTGCGCCGGTTATACCAATGTCACCACCAGCTACGGCATAGAAGGTTTTACCGATGACCATCTGGCCGCCTTCCAGCGTCACGGCACCCAGCGCATCCTGATTGCTTACGATAGAGACGAACCAGGTGACAAGGCCGCCGACAAGCTGGCCCCCCAACTGATTGCTGCTAGCATCGAATGCCTGCGCGTACACTTCCCCAAAGGTATGGATGCCAACAGCACCGCCTTGAAACTGACACCCGCCCACCACAGCCTGGGCCTCATGCTCAGACAAGCTGAATGGATAGGGCGACCCGCCACCCCCATTGCACCCGCGCCAGTCGTTGCATCTCCTGCGCCTCCAGACTTGCCGCCGATGGTTGAGCCTCTTCCTTTAGCCGCTGAGGCAATCGCCGCCGACATCACGGCCCCGACCATTGCCGTGACCACCGCCACTCCAGGCAGCGAAGCCGACCAGGTACATGCTGCCGAACTCGACAGCGATGAAATAACGATGGTGCAGGACGAACGTCACTGGCGCATCCGTGGCTGGAAAAAAAATACCTCGCCCGAATCTATGCGCGTGAATTTGCAAGTGCGTCTGCAAGCGAGCGGATCAGGCGAACACAGCGCCTACCATGTTGATACCCTTGACCTGTACGCTGCCCGCAGTCGCGCCACCTATATCAAACAGGCTGCCGTCGAACTGGCATTGCCCGACAATCTCATCAAGCACGACATCGGCACGCTACTGCTGCGCCTGGAAACCCTACAAGACGAACTCATCCGCAGCAACTCCCAAGCTAAAAGTCAGCCCCTGACACTGACTGCCGAACAAGAAGCCGCCGCCCTCCAACTGTTGCAAGCCCCTGACCTGATTGCCCGTCTCGTGGCCGACATGGAACGCTGTGGTGTTGTTGGCGAAGCCAATAATTTACTGGCAGGCTACCTGGCCGCAGTCAGTCGCAAACTCGACACCCCGCTGGCTATCCTGATACAAAGCACCAGCGCTGCTGGTAAAAGCAGTTTGATGGAGGCCGTATTAGCCATGGTGCCGCCAGAAGACAAACAGCAATACAGCGCCATGACAGGGCAAAGCCTGTTCTATCTCGGTGAAACCGACATGCAACACAAGATACTCGCCATCGCCGAAGAGGAGGGCGTACGGCAAGCGGCCTACGCCTTAAAACTCTTGCAAAGCGATGGTGAACTCAGCATGGCAAGTACCGGCAAGGATGATGTCACCGGCAACCTCGTCACCAAGCAATACAAAGTCAAAGGCCCCGTCATGCTCATGCTGACCACTACCGCCATTGATGTCGATGAAGAACTCATGAACCGCTGTTTAGTCCTCACCGTCAATGAAAGCCGCGAACAAACCCAGGCCATCCATGCACGGCAACGCTCAAAACAGACCCTGGCAGGCTTGCTGGCCGCCAACGACAAACAAACCATCACCGAGTTACACCAGAATGCCCAGCGCCTGTTAAAGCCGGTGCTGGTCGTCAATCCCTATGCCGATCAACTGACCTTCCTCGATGAACAGACCAGAACCCGGCGCGATCATATGAAATACCTGACCCTGATACGCGCCATTACCTTATTGCACCAGCACCAGCGTGAAGTCAAAACAGTGAATCACAATGGGCAGCAGCTTGCCTATATCGAAGTCACCAAAAGCGATATTGCCCTAGCTAACACCATTGCCCATGAAGTGCTGGGCCGGACACTGGACGAATTACCACCGCAGACCAGACGCTTATTAATGCTCGTACACGACATGGTGAACCGGATGGCGCAACAACAAGACATTTCCCTGCGCGAAGTACGTTTTAGTCGCCGTGACATCCGCGATATCACCAAATGGAGTGACAACCAGCTCAAGGTCCACTGTGCACGGCTCACCGAAATGGAATACCTGATCGTGCATGGTGGCAGTCGTGGCCATGCCCTGCAATATGCCTTGTTGTTTGATGGCAAAGACACCGGAAAACAATTATGCGGCTTGCGGGATGTACAGGATTTGGCCTCAGATAATGACTACGACCGCAGCAAGTTGGGGCAGGCCATTGGCAAGTTGCCCCCAAGTTTGCCGCAGGTTGCCCCCAGGTTGGAGCGTGTACCAACCACTCAGACCCAGGCAGCACAAGGCTTGCCAGCAGATATAAAGGATGCACCACAAAATAAGCGTATACAGCCCCTGCATAACGGCAGTCCTGTCATAGCCGCTGCCATGGCAGCCAGCATAGTCTGA
- the xerC gene encoding site-specific tyrosine recombinase XerC, translating into MPSGPSTPRQRFTKPVGDPRDARGLYAAMRRFLEHRGITGSTESSLYNLERYIRDFIAWADARSVTHPEHVSQAVLERYQRHLYYYRKKDGAALSIASRRAKIVPLRSFFKWLTRTGHIPANPASELDLPKSIRRLPRHVLSVKEVERVMACTDIRQPIGLRDRAIMEVLYATGMRRMEITHLQISDIDIDQCVVLIREGKGRKDRLIPLGERALYWVQLYLDQSRPQLAWNLQEHTLFLSREGTALNESWLSTTVAQYVKRAELGKHGGCHLFRHTMATLMLEGGADIRFIQVMLGHAEMSTTQIYTQVAIRQLQQVHASTHPGAQRRVKAVQATTEAMQHQEGREQAADALFAVLDREAEAEAEEDEASP; encoded by the coding sequence ATGCCTTCAGGTCCATCCACCCCACGCCAACGCTTTACCAAACCCGTCGGCGATCCTAGGGACGCCCGTGGTCTGTACGCTGCCATGCGTCGCTTCCTTGAACATCGCGGCATCACCGGCAGCACAGAAAGCAGCCTGTATAACCTCGAACGTTACATCCGCGACTTCATCGCCTGGGCCGATGCAAGAAGCGTCACCCATCCCGAACACGTCAGCCAGGCCGTGCTGGAACGCTACCAGCGCCACCTCTACTACTACCGTAAAAAAGATGGTGCAGCCCTCTCCATTGCCAGCCGCCGTGCCAAGATTGTGCCGCTCAGAAGCTTCTTCAAATGGCTGACCCGGACAGGCCACATTCCTGCCAACCCTGCTTCAGAACTCGACCTACCCAAAAGCATACGCCGCCTGCCGCGCCATGTGCTCAGTGTCAAGGAAGTCGAGCGTGTCATGGCCTGCACCGATATCCGCCAGCCTATCGGCCTGCGCGACCGCGCCATCATGGAAGTGCTGTATGCCACTGGTATGCGCAGGATGGAAATCACCCATTTGCAGATCAGCGATATCGACATTGATCAATGCGTCGTCCTGATCCGCGAAGGCAAGGGCAGAAAAGACCGCCTCATTCCCCTCGGTGAACGCGCCCTGTACTGGGTGCAACTCTACCTCGATCAAAGCCGTCCGCAACTGGCCTGGAACCTGCAGGAGCACACCCTGTTTCTAAGCCGTGAAGGTACTGCCCTCAATGAAAGCTGGCTCTCTACCACCGTGGCCCAGTATGTCAAACGGGCAGAACTGGGCAAGCACGGCGGCTGCCACCTGTTCCGCCACACCATGGCCACCCTGATGCTTGAAGGCGGGGCCGACATCCGTTTTATACAAGTCATGCTCGGCCATGCAGAAATGAGTACCACCCAGATTTATACCCAGGTCGCCATCCGGCAATTGCAGCAAGTCCATGCCAGCACGCACCCAGGAGCGCAGAGGCGTGTCAAAGCCGTGCAAGCGACCACAGAAGCAATGCAGCACCAGGAAGGGCGGGAACAGGCCGCAGATGCGTTATTCGCTGTCTTAGACAGGGAAGCCGAAGCCGAAGCAGAAGAGGACGAGGCCAGCCCATGA
- a CDS encoding flagellar biosynthetic protein FliR translates to MADLGNFLADFIGSGVMLKAFLLSVRIAALLLLTPILYASTLPATYRTILIFSLSLAIALGIAPAGLLDAAPVETGAGFIILAAARELALGATLAVGIFISFAAISIAGRVLDIQIGFGMAQVFDPLTRTQLPILTMAFNQVAVVYFFLINGHHTLLRAVAYSIERFPLGKAWSIQAVSVPVLKQVGGLFSLGFALAAPIVFCVLLVELALGVVARNLPQMNMFVMGVPIKVVVGLAALSFGFVLMGSTITRIQGSIFQSWGAVFAVADARALMPSAGKFA, encoded by the coding sequence ATGGCAGATTTGGGAAATTTTCTTGCTGACTTTATCGGCAGCGGTGTGATGCTGAAGGCTTTTTTGCTTTCTGTGCGCATTGCTGCCTTGCTGTTGCTGACGCCTATTTTGTATGCGTCAACTCTGCCGGCCACTTATCGCACAATCCTGATTTTTAGTTTGAGTCTGGCGATAGCTTTGGGGATTGCTCCTGCTGGCTTGCTTGATGCTGCGCCTGTGGAAACAGGCGCCGGTTTTATTATCCTGGCGGCAGCGCGTGAGCTGGCATTGGGGGCGACGCTGGCGGTGGGTATTTTTATCAGTTTTGCTGCCATTTCGATTGCCGGGCGGGTGCTGGATATACAAATCGGTTTTGGCATGGCGCAGGTGTTTGACCCATTGACCAGAACACAATTGCCTATCTTGACGATGGCCTTTAACCAGGTCGCGGTGGTGTACTTTTTTTTGATTAATGGGCATCACACTTTGTTGAGGGCTGTGGCCTACAGCATAGAGCGCTTCCCGCTGGGCAAGGCATGGTCGATACAGGCGGTGTCGGTGCCGGTATTAAAGCAGGTGGGTGGCTTGTTCAGCCTGGGTTTTGCACTGGCTGCTCCCATAGTATTTTGTGTGTTGCTGGTGGAGTTGGCGCTGGGCGTAGTGGCGCGTAATTTACCGCAGATGAATATGTTTGTGATGGGCGTGCCGATCAAGGTTGTGGTTGGCCTCGCCGCATTGTCTTTTGGTTTTGTGTTGATGGGTAGCACCATCACCCGCATACAGGGCAGTATTTTTCAGAGTTGGGGTGCGGTGTTTGCGGTGGCAGATGCTCGGGCGCTTATGCCATCGGCAGGAAAGTTTGCCTGA
- the fliQ gene encoding flagellar biosynthesis protein FliQ, whose protein sequence is MHSDFALSLMAELFWTGLLICLPVLGLTMLVGLLISIFQVVTQIQEMSLTFIPKLLTATITLVVAGPWMLRKLTQFATKLWTNIPQMF, encoded by the coding sequence ATGCATTCAGACTTTGCTTTATCGCTCATGGCTGAGCTGTTTTGGACAGGCTTGCTAATATGCCTGCCAGTGCTGGGGCTGACCATGCTTGTTGGCTTACTCATAAGTATATTCCAAGTGGTGACACAAATACAAGAGATGTCACTCACTTTTATTCCAAAATTGCTGACGGCAACGATCACTTTGGTCGTGGCTGGGCCATGGATGTTGCGCAAACTGACGCAGTTTGCCACCAAGCTGTGGACGAATATCCCACAGATGTTTTGA
- a CDS encoding Fic family protein: MKTTPEQHPAAILSPEDKTHVQALRQVFVERVLSVTQTTMDMKKLLARAFPDVSNEVNGDLRAALDQLDDLKRCLDSFRPLNPTQLENLQRTWDTEYTYESNRIEGNTLSLQETHMVIAKGMTIKGKSLDEHLEARNHQAAIGYIRELAGQEVVLNERLVNHIHAIVLGGIRPLDAGVYRKVQVEITGARHVPPPPYLVPKRMEDVFHFYDEYATAFHPALLAADMHEKIVTVHPWIDGNGRTSRLVMNLILLQHGYPIARISGDDDARLAYYAALEQAQVDGNIEPFRQLVVDYIKQSFFEYLAAVVVNAGEDMETKGAYFYERMAHYV; the protein is encoded by the coding sequence ATGAAAACGACCCCAGAACAACACCCCGCAGCCATCCTATCGCCGGAAGACAAGACCCATGTTCAAGCCTTGCGCCAGGTCTTTGTGGAGCGTGTTTTATCCGTTACCCAGACCACTATGGACATGAAGAAATTGCTGGCCCGTGCCTTCCCTGATGTCAGCAATGAAGTCAACGGCGATTTACGCGCTGCCCTCGACCAGCTCGATGATTTGAAGCGCTGCCTTGATAGTTTCCGTCCTCTCAATCCAACCCAATTAGAAAATTTGCAGCGTACCTGGGACACCGAATATACCTACGAGTCCAATAGAATCGAAGGAAATACGCTCTCTTTACAAGAAACGCACATGGTCATTGCCAAAGGCATGACCATCAAGGGCAAGTCCCTGGATGAACACCTGGAGGCACGCAATCATCAGGCAGCTATCGGTTATATCCGCGAACTGGCAGGGCAAGAAGTGGTCTTGAATGAGCGCCTGGTGAACCACATCCATGCCATTGTGCTAGGGGGTATCCGTCCACTTGATGCCGGAGTCTATCGCAAGGTGCAAGTAGAAATTACTGGTGCGCGGCATGTGCCGCCGCCACCTTACCTGGTGCCAAAACGCATGGAAGACGTGTTCCATTTCTATGATGAATACGCTACGGCATTCCATCCAGCTTTATTGGCTGCTGACATGCACGAAAAAATCGTCACAGTGCATCCCTGGATTGATGGCAATGGTCGCACCTCACGACTGGTGATGAACCTCATCCTGTTACAGCATGGTTATCCAATAGCGCGTATCTCTGGGGATGATGATGCCAGGCTGGCGTATTACGCAGCCCTGGAACAGGCGCAAGTCGATGGCAATATCGAACCCTTCCGCCAATTGGTGGTGGACTACATCAAGCAAAGCTTCTTTGAATACCTGGCTGCGGTGGTGGTTAATGCCGGTGAAGACATGGAAACCAAAGGTGCTTACTTCTACGAGCGCATGGCCCATTATGTGTAG
- a CDS encoding NUDIX domain-containing protein, which produces MNRKNLPYREKTELFLLTRSYEILAQDHGKYIMFPGGGVDPNEDIVASSKRELLEEVGYEIVGDIYPVVTVEWDWFPEWANTATRKARYEEFRGERVFLFCGLCQPSKAEGEKHGDQWQGNIAMGIDACLSLFDAYCMEDHVNTYAYRIAQRCAINSTKLLKLVR; this is translated from the coding sequence ATGAACCGAAAAAATTTACCTTACAGAGAAAAGACGGAATTATTTCTCTTGACCAGAAGTTATGAAATCCTGGCGCAAGATCATGGAAAATATATTATGTTTCCAGGTGGAGGTGTTGATCCCAATGAAGATATTGTTGCTAGTTCCAAGCGTGAATTATTAGAGGAGGTCGGCTATGAAATTGTGGGGGATATTTATCCTGTCGTGACAGTGGAGTGGGACTGGTTTCCTGAATGGGCAAATACGGCAACACGAAAGGCAAGATACGAAGAATTTAGAGGTGAGCGAGTCTTTTTATTTTGCGGTTTATGTCAGCCATCAAAGGCGGAAGGTGAAAAGCATGGCGACCAGTGGCAAGGAAATATTGCCATGGGAATTGATGCTTGCTTGTCTTTGTTTGATGCATATTGTATGGAGGATCATGTCAATACCTATGCTTATCGTATTGCTCAACGATGCGCGATTAACTCTACTAAATTACTGAAGCTTGTGAGATAG
- a CDS encoding transposase: MARPLRLEFAGALYHVTSRGDRREDIYIDDEDRQEWLTVLAEVCDRFNWVVHAYCEMSNHYHLLVETVDGNLSRGMRQLNGLYTQRFNRKHKQVGHLFQGRYKAILVQKEAHLLELARYIVLNPVRAGMVDLPEQWHWSSYDCCMQDRHAPEWLDTDWLLGQFGASRKRARVAYAKFVLEGMGLLSPLLATRHQLLLGDDEFVEKYQHQLRPEDLREVSLAHRRSIALPLATYQQQYTNRDEAMYRAYHSGAYTMAEIAEFFTVHYMTVSRAVRKFEA; the protein is encoded by the coding sequence ATGGCCAGACCACTACGTTTAGAATTTGCCGGAGCTTTGTATCACGTCACTTCTCGCGGAGACAGGCGTGAGGATATTTATATTGATGATGAAGACCGGCAAGAGTGGTTGACGGTGCTGGCAGAGGTCTGTGACCGCTTTAACTGGGTGGTGCATGCTTACTGCGAAATGAGTAATCACTATCATCTTTTGGTAGAAACAGTGGATGGTAATTTGTCGCGTGGCATGCGCCAGCTCAATGGCTTGTACACCCAGCGCTTCAATCGCAAACACAAGCAAGTCGGGCATTTGTTCCAGGGCAGGTACAAGGCTATTCTGGTGCAAAAAGAAGCGCATCTATTGGAGTTGGCCCGCTATATTGTTCTTAATCCTGTGCGTGCCGGAATGGTGGACTTGCCAGAGCAATGGCACTGGAGCAGCTATGACTGCTGCATGCAGGACAGGCATGCGCCAGAATGGCTAGACACAGACTGGCTGCTGGGGCAGTTTGGTGCCAGCCGCAAACGGGCGCGTGTAGCCTATGCAAAATTTGTGCTGGAAGGAATGGGCTTGCTGTCACCTCTGCTGGCGACCAGGCATCAGTTGCTATTGGGCGATGATGAGTTTGTCGAAAAATACCAGCATCAATTACGGCCTGAAGATCTGCGTGAAGTGTCGCTGGCACATCGCCGTTCCATTGCACTCCCTCTAGCTACTTACCAGCAGCAATACACAAATCGAGATGAGGCCATGTATCGTGCCTATCATTCCGGTGCTTATACCATGGCTGAAATAGCAGAATTTTTTACTGTGCATTACATGACCGTTAGCCGGGCAGTGCGAAAATTTGAGGCGTAA
- a CDS encoding IS66 family transposase — protein MDLLEQLAHTNADPALLAQLQAMLAQKDELIAAKDAQLHVLQRQQDALSAAGHAKDIKIKALTLELAHHRRIRFGKASEAYSGEQLDMFNEAGDADLAAMEAELEALQAPRPAKPRSRAGRQPLPSELPRIEYRHEPSSCQCAACGRDLVKIGEDVSEQLDVEPARFFVHRHIRPQYACRGCDTVTAAAIPPAVIDGGLAAPGLLAWVAVSKFADHLPLYRLEQIAARQGVPLARSTLAGWIGKLGVVLQPLSERLAGLLLQRPCLHADETPVRQLDPGQGKTKHAYLWAYRSNHLDQGPPIIVFDYQSGRAGAHARTFLGTWRGHLMVDDYAGYKALFADGVTELACLAHVRRRFFELHAANGSPVAAEALRRIATLYAIEQQAASATAEARLQLRQVQARPVLVELHAWLQTMQQAVAPGSGTGKAIEHALKRWPALVRYIDSGTLPIDNNAVENAIRPIAIGKKNWLFAGSERAGRRAAAIQTLLGTARLNGLDPMQWLTSVLERLPTCPNNQIDSLLPFPNSTQL, from the coding sequence ATGGATCTGCTCGAACAACTCGCCCATACCAACGCCGACCCTGCGCTCCTTGCGCAGTTGCAGGCCATGCTGGCCCAGAAGGACGAGTTGATCGCTGCGAAGGATGCCCAACTACACGTCCTGCAGAGACAGCAGGATGCGTTGAGTGCCGCTGGGCACGCCAAGGACATCAAGATCAAGGCACTGACGCTGGAACTGGCGCATCACAGGCGCATCCGTTTCGGCAAGGCCAGCGAAGCCTACAGCGGCGAGCAACTGGATATGTTCAACGAAGCCGGCGATGCCGACCTGGCGGCGATGGAGGCCGAACTGGAGGCGCTGCAAGCGCCGCGTCCGGCCAAGCCGCGCAGCCGTGCCGGTCGCCAGCCGCTGCCCAGCGAACTGCCGCGCATTGAGTACCGCCATGAACCAAGCTCTTGCCAATGTGCAGCCTGCGGGCGCGACCTGGTCAAGATCGGCGAAGACGTCAGCGAACAACTTGATGTCGAACCAGCACGCTTCTTTGTGCATCGCCATATTCGTCCTCAATATGCCTGCCGTGGCTGCGACACGGTCACCGCTGCGGCGATCCCGCCAGCGGTGATCGATGGTGGCCTCGCCGCTCCCGGCTTGTTGGCCTGGGTTGCGGTCAGCAAGTTTGCCGATCATTTGCCGCTGTACCGGCTGGAACAGATCGCCGCCCGCCAGGGTGTGCCGCTGGCGCGTTCTACGTTGGCAGGCTGGATAGGTAAGCTCGGCGTGGTATTGCAACCCTTAAGCGAGCGACTAGCCGGGCTGCTGCTGCAGCGGCCTTGCCTGCATGCCGACGAAACCCCGGTACGCCAACTTGATCCCGGCCAGGGCAAGACCAAACACGCCTATTTGTGGGCCTATCGCTCCAACCATCTGGACCAGGGGCCACCCATTATCGTGTTTGACTACCAGAGCGGCCGTGCCGGTGCTCACGCACGCACCTTCCTCGGTACATGGCGCGGCCATCTTATGGTGGATGACTATGCCGGCTACAAGGCACTGTTCGCCGATGGCGTGACCGAACTGGCTTGCCTGGCCCACGTGCGGCGCAGGTTCTTCGAGCTACATGCGGCCAACGGCAGCCCGGTGGCGGCCGAGGCACTACGCCGCATCGCAACACTGTACGCCATCGAGCAACAGGCCGCGAGCGCGACGGCCGAAGCGCGCCTGCAACTACGGCAAGTGCAAGCCAGGCCGGTACTGGTTGAACTGCATGCCTGGCTGCAGACGATGCAACAAGCTGTCGCACCAGGCAGCGGCACGGGCAAGGCCATTGAGCACGCACTCAAACGCTGGCCGGCGCTGGTGCGCTATATCGATTCGGGCACGCTGCCGATTGATAACAATGCGGTCGAAAACGCGATACGTCCGATTGCCATAGGCAAGAAGAACTGGCTGTTCGCCGGCTCAGAACGCGCCGGCCGCCGTGCTGCCGCCATCCAGACCTTGCTGGGCACCGCCAGGCTCAATGGCCTTGATCCGATGCAATGGCTGACCAGCGTCCTGGAACGTCTCCCGACGTGCCCTAACAACCAGATCGATTCGCTGCTGCCATTTCCGAACTCTACACAGCTATAA